The genomic segment TTTTATATGCTTCGCTATAGTAAATAGAAGTGGTGGTTTCGCCAGACAAACCTTGTACAGAAGATAATTTATTTACTTCGCCAGAAACAGCATCGTAGGTAAAAACGGCATTATCTGCCAACGCATAAATTGTATTGCCTACTTTCGTAAAGTCTTTTACATTGTTGTAAGAAAAGAAATCTTCCCAAGAATCGCTATAATCTGTTTGAGAATAAATGCTGATAATGGAAAAAAGTAAAATGTAAATTGAAAAACGTTTTTTCATCAAAATAAATTATATTTCAAAGATATTTAATTCTTGTTACAATAACGATAAAAGAAATACATTCGTACAAATTAAAGAAAAGAAGAATATATGAACATAGAAATAGAGCGCAAATTTTTAGTAAAAAACGACAACTTTAAGCAAGAAAGTTACAGAAAAACCTATATAAAACAAGGGTATTTAAATTCTGATGAAAAAAGAGTGGTACGTGTTCGAATTACAGATACTGAAGCTTTTTTAACCATCAAAGGAAAATCGAACAAGAAAGGCACTACAAGATTCGAATGGGAAAAATCTATTGCTGTTTTAGATGCCGAACATTTATTGCTTTTAAGTGAACCAACTTTAATAGAAAAAACTCGATTTTACGTTAAAAAAGGAAATAACACCTACGAAATTGATGAGTTTTTAGGAGATAATTTAGGTTTAATTGTAGCAGAAATAGAACTAAACTCCGAAGATGAAAAATTTGAAAAACCAACTTGGCTAGGAAAGGAAGTTACAGGAGATGCCAAATATTACAATTCTAAAATTAGCAAACATCCTTTTAAAAATTGGACATAAAAAAACCTCGAACAAAAGTTCGAGGAGATTTAATAAACCTACCCCCTAAATAAATTTATAAAGCCTAAAATCTTAACTAAAGTTAAAGAAATAGTAAGCCTTACAAAAATAATTTTTTTTTCTAAATAAACAAGATAATTGTTAAATTTTTAATATTTATCATAAATTTTACCTATAAATAAAGGTAATTATTATAAAAAAACACCTTACAAACAATATATTGCAAAAAAGTGACTTAAACTTCCTAACAATACAAAAACATGAAAAATTGCGTGGTTGTAGGGCAGTTTTCTTATCGAATATAAAATAGCACCAATACTGTAAAAAACGCCTCCGAGAATTAGTAGCTTTAACCCAAAAGGAGATAAGCTTTTAGACAATGGTTTTATAAAAAACAACACTTGCCAGCCCATTAATAAGTACATAGCAGTAGAAACAATATTAAATCTACCCGTAAAAAAAAGTTTTAAAATAATTCCAATAAGTGCAAAAAGCCATACAAAAATAAACATATACCAACCTAAACTAGAGTTTAAACCCACCAAACAAAAAGGGGTATAGCTTCCTGCAATTAAAACGTAAATTGCTGCATGATCGAATATGTTTAGTTTTCTTCTTTTTTTAGGATTTTTTGCTGCATGATAAAAGGTAGAAGCTGTATATAAAACGATTAAACTTAGTCCGTAAATTATAAAGCTCGTTGGTTTCCAAAAACCGTTATAATTTAATGCTTTTATCAATAAAAAATGAAATGCAATAATACTTAGAACAAAACCAACAGCATGAGTAATAACATTTAAACGTTCTTCTTTTACAGAATATTCGTAGTTTAATTTCTCGCTCATTTTTTTCTATTTATATCTTTCATATATTCCATATCATCTAGCAAATCGTTATACATAAGTTGATAGGTTTGCTCTTTTAAAGCATCTAAATCTTTATTATTTAAATCTTTTGTGTTAATAAATGTATGTTGATGCACTCGTAAAACACCAGGTCTTCCTTTTAAAAAATCCCAAGAAAAAAAACGTTTACAATCGTAATAAACTTGAGGTACAACTGGTATTTTATATTCTATTGCCAAACCAAAAGCCCCTCTTTTAAATGGAGCCAAAACTACATCTTCAGTGGGTACTAATCCTTCAGGAAAAATTGCCATACTTACTCCGTTTTGTAATCTTTGTTTTGCCATATTATAAACCCTTTTTCTACTCTTGGCACTGCTTCTATCGACCATAATAACAACTCTTTTGTAGAAAAAACCAAAAACAGGAATTTTAACTAGTTCTTTTTTTCCCACAAAAACAATGGGATTTTTGCTAATGGCAATTAGTACAAATGGATCCATTAAAGAAGTATGGTTGGGACAAAACATATAACTTTTATCTGGCTCGATATTTTCTTCTGCTTTAAAATCTAATTGAAAACCCATTCCATAGATAAGTATCTTAGAAATAATTCTTGCTACTTTCCAGAAAAGATGATAATGTTTCTGCTTAAAAGAGAATATAAATAAAAAAGGAGATAGCACCAATAAAGAGGTAAACATTAAAATGTAAAACCACAAACGCCAGAGAAGTAAAAAAGGAATTTTTAGAGATTTCAAAAAACTTAATATTAAATTGCTTTTTTTCTTAATTAGGTTGTCGAAAGAAATTATCAATATAAAACCCATCTTAGAAAACAAATGTAGTAATATTCTTTTGTTTGATTAATTTTCTTAAACAAAACCTTATTTTTGTGGTCAAACCATCCCAGATGGTTTTTGTATCTCACTCATACTTAAAAAAAGAAAAGTATAAAAATATGTCAAGAATTTTAACAGGCGTACAAAGCACAGGAACGCCACATTTAGGAAATCTATTAGGAGCTATTTTACCTGCTATAGAAATGGCGAATAATCCAGCAAATGAAGCATACTTATTTATTGCAGACATGCATTCTTTAACGCAAATTAAAGATGGTAAAGAACTTAGAGAAAATACATACAGCACAGCTGCAACTTGGCTGGCTTGTGGTTTAGATATTAATAAGACTGTTTTTTATAGACAAAGCGATATTCCACAAACTGCAGAATTAACTTGGTATTTAAGCTGTTATTTTCCTTTCCAACGTTTAACGTTGGCACATAGTTTTAAAGATAAATCCGACAGATTAGGAGATGTAAATGCTGGTTTATTTACCTACCCAATGCTTATGGCCGCAGATATATTATTGTACGATGCAGAAATTGTTCCGGTTGGTAAAGATCAATTGCAACATTTAGAAATTACAAGAGATGTTGCTGGAAGATTTAACAATATGGTTGGAGAAACATTGGTGTTACCACAAGCAAAAATTCAAGAACATACCAAATTGGTTCCAGGAATTGATGGCGAAAAAATGAGCAAGTCTAGAAACAATACAATTAATATCTTTCTAACAGATAAAAAGTTAAGAAAACAAATAATGAGTATTAAAACCGATAGTTTGGCTTTGGAAGACCCCAAAAACCCAGATACAGATACCATTTTTGCTATTTACAAATTATTAGCCTCAGAGACACAAATTGCAACAATGAGAGCCAATTATTTAGGTGGAAATTATGGTTATGGACATGCAAAACAAGCCTTGTATGAATTAATCGTAGAAAAATTTAAAACGGTTCGTGAGAAATATCATCATTATATGGAAAATAAAAACGAAATTGACAACGCTTTAACTATTGGTGCAGAAAAAGCAAGAAAAACGGCGAATTCTGTGATAAAAAGAGTGCGAAGTAAAATTGGTTATTAAACAAAGGGTTTAAATCCCTTGTTCTAAAAAAAGCTCTTTTCTATTAGTAGAAAAGAGCTTTTCATTTTTATAATGACGTTTTAAAATAGTTTTATTTTACACTTATTGTATAATAAGTTGTTTAGACGTTGTGCCGTAACTGGAAGTAACTGTTACTGTGTAAACACCAGTAGTTAAATTAGTTAAAGGAGAAATATCAACTAAGAAATTTTGGGTGTTGTTAATAAAAATTACTTCTTTACTATATACAGTAGCACCTGTAGCAACTTTTGTAAAGGCAATTTTACAATTTATATTTTCAATTGCTAGTGGGTTTGTGGTTTTAGTTCTTCTATCTAAAGATATGGTTACAAACCTTTCTTGTACTGGGTTAGGTGTTAAAGTAAAAGTTACAAAGGGTTGGGGTGCTGGAGTTGTTGGAGTTGTAGAGGTAGCTGTTTTATACACATTGGTATCTGTTGCACAACCACACTGGTTTATTGCTGTAACTTCTACTTCTAATAAACCACTTTTACTAAATACTATTTTAGAACTTTCATTTAAAGAAACTTCTTGTATGGTTGGCAAATCATAGTTATAGGCACTTCCATCTGGTAATACATCTCCAGAAGAATCAGGAAGTGTTCTATAAAAATCTTCTTGAAAATAATAATCAATTAACGACACCAAACTTGCTACACTTTTGGAAGCTAAAGTAGGCAAACCACTATCTGTTAGTCGCAAGCAAGATGTATAAGGTACAAAGTCGCCAACCAAAGAGGCAGGGTCGTAATAGGTATGTGTACCTGGAGCGTCTTCTGGAATGTACTTTTTTTCTCGGGTATATTTCCAAGAGATAGTGTTTGCTAAGGTTTGGTCTATTGTAATTTTACTACCATTGGTTATAGATACATTTGGGTAGTCTGCAGGTTTTTTACCCGCTAAAATAGCATCTCTTAGAGAGGTGTCTTTAAAACTTATGGTGGGTTTGTTTAAAACCCTTACTTGTTTTGTTACTTTTTTGCCATTTGATAAGGTTGCAATTACAGTAGATGGTGTATTTGTAGTCTTTCTGCCAATAGGTTTTACAATTGCAGTATAATCTGTGGTGCTTACGATTTGCAAATCGGGGCTTACTGCCCAAGAAGTTGCTTTGGGTGATGCACATTCGTTTAAATAGAAAGTAACTTCATTTTTTTTATTTAAGCATAAAGTTTCTCTAAGTGATAAATATGGTGTGGTGGAGTTTGGAACGGGAAATTGTCTATTTCCATTAAACTCTTTTAAAATCCAATCTATTTTTGTTGCATTTAAAGTTATATGTGGTTCGTTTTTATTGGGTGCAAAATAACTGTCAAATGGTGTTTCATTGGTACAAACCAAATTACGACGACTTAAATTCTCGTGCCATACTTTATTAGTGCCTTTATAAGCTAATGAACTTTTAGTTGGAATAAATGATGGACTTCCTTGATTGAGGTTAAGATATACAGAAGAATTTAGCGCGTTTAGTAACAATGGAACTAAAAATTTTACTGTTAGCTGAGTAGGTTTATCAGTAATTTTTAATAAATTGTTTGCCGCAATACCAGCATTAGAATTTGTAAGTGGAAGTTTAATACCTAAAAACTTTTCAAATTGATTTTTCATGTCAAAAGTACCACCTGGAGAATTATCTAAACTTCCATTTTCCGAATTGTCTACTAAATATACAGATTTTGTGCTTTTAAAGAACAAGAATCTTTTATATCGCTCAAATATTTTATGCCTACCACCGTCATGGGTTGCAAATGTTTTAATGTTGTACTTTCCAACACTTCCTAAAATTGTTTGTACTACTTGTATATTATAGTCTAACATTTCCCCTTCTGGAGTGCCTTGTCTTGCACCATTTATACTACCATTAATTAAAGCCAAATTTCTATTGGTATTATTAGGAAAACCTAAATTATTTAAAAGATTTTTAAATGTATTTCTAAAAGAATAATTGCCAGGATACTTTTTTAATTCAGGTGCTATCCATTTATATATTAAACTGTTAACGCCATATTTTTTTGCCAATTCTGCTAAAGTAATTGGTGGTGGATTTTGTATTAACAACATTTGTCTTGCTGCAGGACTTTTTAGTAACGATACTTGTTCTTGCTCCATAAAGGTGAAAAAGTATTGTAAACCAATAGGTATATTTGCACCTAAATGTGGGCTATCGAAACTTACCCAAATATCTGCATTGTGGTTTTGGTTGGCTTGCTCCATTTGGGTTAAAGCAACTCTACTTATTAAACCACCCATACTTGGACCAATAATTTTTAGTTTTTCTGTACTACCATTATTTACTAACTTTCCATTAAGTTCTGCAATTAAAGCTTTTAATACATTGGCATTACGCTCTATATAATCTGCGCCACCATCTCTGTATATATCTACATTTATATCTCTATTACCTCCGTACAAACTTGCAATGGTTTTAGTTTCTGTTCTAATTTTATATTTCGGAAAATTTAAAATAACCACATCAAAACCAGCTGCAGCAAACTTCTGCATATTTGGTTCTTTTCCTTCATTATTTATTAAGTATCTTATTGAACCAGAACCTCCATCGATATCTCTTGTATCACCTGGGTCAAATCCATCTAAAATAATTAGTGGTTTTTGTAGGGTTCTTCTTTGTACTTTTTTAGCATCATTACCAAAAAAGATTTCATATTCACCTTCGCCATAGCAATTTCCTCCACAATCCGTAGCTTCGTCATAGCCTTTAAAGGGTTCTGTTGCTACTATTCTTTTCACTGCATTCGTTTTGTGTAAAGAAGTTGTAACTTCTACATGTATAGTAGCTTTACTTATTAGTTGTTTGCCATTAGTATATGTTGCTTTAAATGTTAATGTTTTAAGGCCAGAACTAGCAAACGAAAATGTAAAATTTGCATTTGTAAGTGTACCGTTTTGTACAATAGGTATCGTTTTGTTGTTGTAAGTAACTTGTACAGTATGTAGTGGCAACGCAGCTTGGTTTAATACTAAAATATCTGTTTTAAAAGTAACAGGAGTATTGGCTTGTGTTTTTATACTTTCTGTAATTACTGGACTTGCTAAAAACACCTGCTTATTTTCATACGGTGAGACACTTGTTGCACGGTTTCTGGCAACCAGTTGCGCAACAGTAATTTTGTCGGTTTCAAAGCCTTGCAAAGTAGCGTTGGTAAATTGGGTAAAGTCCATATTTATAATACCTACAGAAATTATATTTTGTTTTTGATAGTGTGTAGCTATTGCCTGTAAGTCGTGTAGAGACAAATGTTTTTCAGTAGGGGTTAAACGAGCATCGTATAGCTCTTGCCAAGCATGTTTAAAGTGCTGTGGGTTTGTTTCAATGATATTGCCTGCCTCACGTAAGTTTGCCAACCCTAATATTCTATCATATAAAATACTGTTTTTATAAAGAGCTTTATCTACTGCCAGCAAGGGGGCTAAAGTTAGCGTACTCTCCTGTGTGTATGTAAAAGCGTTGTTTTCTAAAACTGGTGTATTAATAGGTTTACTTTCTTTTGATTTTTGGGCAATACCATATAAAGGGATTAATAGGAGTAAAAAAAGTGTAATTTTTTTCATAATTTTGAAATGTTAAGTATTAATAAATTTGTGTTTTTTGTATTTAATATATTTAGCAGTAGTTAGCGCTACTGCTTTTTAATTTGTTCTACTATCTAAAGAGAGATTAAATTTACCTTCAGTAACTTTTAGTTCGTCTCCATTATCATTGTATAAAGTACAATCAAAAGTACCGATAGCTCTGTTTTCTGAAATTTCTGTTAAAGTTACAGTACCATTATTTTGATTGTCTTTAGTATTATAAATTATTCTATCATTTTTGATAATCATACCTGAATGTGTAAAATCAGATGTATTATTAAGTTTTTGTGATATGAGATTTACTCCAATTTTAGGGTTTACTATATATAATTCTGTTCTATACTCACCTAAACTACTTAAGTTGAAATAGTATGAAATATTTGGATTATTTAAATTTGTATATGACCAAGAAAAAGGTCTAATATCTCCACCATTAATACCAGTACCTGCAGATGGGGTGTAGAGTTTACCATTAATATAACAGGAAAAAGAATCGTTTCCT from the Polaribacter cellanae genome contains:
- a CDS encoding alpha/beta hydrolase, which gives rise to MKKITLFLLLLIPLYGIAQKSKESKPINTPVLENNAFTYTQESTLTLAPLLAVDKALYKNSILYDRILGLANLREAGNIIETNPQHFKHAWQELYDARLTPTEKHLSLHDLQAIATHYQKQNIISVGIINMDFTQFTNATLQGFETDKITVAQLVARNRATSVSPYENKQVFLASPVITESIKTQANTPVTFKTDILVLNQAALPLHTVQVTYNNKTIPIVQNGTLTNANFTFSFASSGLKTLTFKATYTNGKQLISKATIHVEVTTSLHKTNAVKRIVATEPFKGYDEATDCGGNCYGEGEYEIFFGNDAKKVQRRTLQKPLIILDGFDPGDTRDIDGGSGSIRYLINNEGKEPNMQKFAAAGFDVVILNFPKYKIRTETKTIASLYGGNRDINVDIYRDGGADYIERNANVLKALIAELNGKLVNNGSTEKLKIIGPSMGGLISRVALTQMEQANQNHNADIWVSFDSPHLGANIPIGLQYFFTFMEQEQVSLLKSPAARQMLLIQNPPPITLAELAKKYGVNSLIYKWIAPELKKYPGNYSFRNTFKNLLNNLGFPNNTNRNLALINGSINGARQGTPEGEMLDYNIQVVQTILGSVGKYNIKTFATHDGGRHKIFERYKRFLFFKSTKSVYLVDNSENGSLDNSPGGTFDMKNQFEKFLGIKLPLTNSNAGIAANNLLKITDKPTQLTVKFLVPLLLNALNSSVYLNLNQGSPSFIPTKSSLAYKGTNKVWHENLSRRNLVCTNETPFDSYFAPNKNEPHITLNATKIDWILKEFNGNRQFPVPNSTTPYLSLRETLCLNKKNEVTFYLNECASPKATSWAVSPDLQIVSTTDYTAIVKPIGRKTTNTPSTVIATLSNGKKVTKQVRVLNKPTISFKDTSLRDAILAGKKPADYPNVSITNGSKITIDQTLANTISWKYTREKKYIPEDAPGTHTYYDPASLVGDFVPYTSCLRLTDSGLPTLASKSVASLVSLIDYYFQEDFYRTLPDSSGDVLPDGSAYNYDLPTIQEVSLNESSKIVFSKSGLLEVEVTAINQCGCATDTNVYKTATSTTPTTPAPQPFVTFTLTPNPVQERFVTISLDRRTKTTNPLAIENINCKIAFTKVATGATVYSKEVIFINNTQNFLVDISPLTNLTTGVYTVTVTSSYGTTSKQLIIQ
- the trpS gene encoding tryptophan--tRNA ligase, with translation MSRILTGVQSTGTPHLGNLLGAILPAIEMANNPANEAYLFIADMHSLTQIKDGKELRENTYSTAATWLACGLDINKTVFYRQSDIPQTAELTWYLSCYFPFQRLTLAHSFKDKSDRLGDVNAGLFTYPMLMAADILLYDAEIVPVGKDQLQHLEITRDVAGRFNNMVGETLVLPQAKIQEHTKLVPGIDGEKMSKSRNNTINIFLTDKKLRKQIMSIKTDSLALEDPKNPDTDTIFAIYKLLASETQIATMRANYLGGNYGYGHAKQALYELIVEKFKTVREKYHHYMENKNEIDNALTIGAEKARKTANSVIKRVRSKIGY
- the trhA gene encoding PAQR family membrane homeostasis protein TrhA gives rise to the protein MSEKLNYEYSVKEERLNVITHAVGFVLSIIAFHFLLIKALNYNGFWKPTSFIIYGLSLIVLYTASTFYHAAKNPKKRRKLNIFDHAAIYVLIAGSYTPFCLVGLNSSLGWYMFIFVWLFALIGIILKLFFTGRFNIVSTAMYLLMGWQVLFFIKPLSKSLSPFGLKLLILGGVFYSIGAILYSIRKLPYNHAIFHVFVLLGSLSHFFAIYCL
- a CDS encoding CYTH domain-containing protein, giving the protein MNIEIERKFLVKNDNFKQESYRKTYIKQGYLNSDEKRVVRVRITDTEAFLTIKGKSNKKGTTRFEWEKSIAVLDAEHLLLLSEPTLIEKTRFYVKKGNNTYEIDEFLGDNLGLIVAEIELNSEDEKFEKPTWLGKEVTGDAKYYNSKISKHPFKNWT
- a CDS encoding lysophospholipid acyltransferase family protein is translated as MKSLKIPFLLLWRLWFYILMFTSLLVLSPFLFIFSFKQKHYHLFWKVARIISKILIYGMGFQLDFKAEENIEPDKSYMFCPNHTSLMDPFVLIAISKNPIVFVGKKELVKIPVFGFFYKRVVIMVDRSSAKSRKRVYNMAKQRLQNGVSMAIFPEGLVPTEDVVLAPFKRGAFGLAIEYKIPVVPQVYYDCKRFFSWDFLKGRPGVLRVHQHTFINTKDLNNKDLDALKEQTYQLMYNDLLDDMEYMKDINRKK